The genomic stretch CCTGGTAGTATAGCAGAAGCCCTAGAGTTCGGGAAGGAGGTCTTTAAGACCCAGGAAGGGGTGGTGGGCCTCCACCTCGTGGCCGCAGTCCACCAGGTTGCGGTCCGCCCCGCACACCGGGCAGAGGCCCTTGCACCCCTCCTCGCAGAGGACGGTGAAGGGCATCTCGCTCACAAAGGCCTCGGTGAGGAAGGGGAGGAGGTCCAGGTCCGGCTCTCCGAAGGCGTAGTACTCGTCCTCGGCCTCCTCGTGGAAGACCACCTCTTTAAGCCCCGGCTCGTAGCGGAGCATGTGCTGGAAGTGGGCGTGGATGGGGGTAGGGGTGGGCTTGAGGCAGCGGCGGCACTCCATGAGGACCACCCCCTCCACCTCGCCGGAGAGCCAGTACTCGTGCCCCCCCACCGAGGAGACGCTCACCTTCCAAAGGGCCTCGCCCTGGAGGGGAAAGCGCTCCTCGCCCACGTGGAACGCTTCCTGCACTGCGCCGGAAGCGCGGGCTACGCCTCCTTCCTTCAGGAGGCGGGCTAGGGTGATGCTGGCCACCTCGCGGTAATCCATCCTTCCAAGTATAGCGCAACCTTGCCCCTTTTCCTAGGGCATAAACTTC from Thermus aquaticus encodes the following:
- a CDS encoding DUF177 domain-containing protein, translating into MDYREVASITLARLLKEGGVARASGAVQEAFHVGEERFPLQGEALWKVSVSSVGGHEYWLSGEVEGVVLMECRRCLKPTPTPIHAHFQHMLRYEPGLKEVVFHEEAEDEYYAFGEPDLDLLPFLTEAFVSEMPFTVLCEEGCKGLCPVCGADRNLVDCGHEVEAHHPFLGLKDLLPEL